In one window of Amblyomma americanum isolate KBUSLIRL-KWMA chromosome 9, ASM5285725v1, whole genome shotgun sequence DNA:
- the LOC144105547 gene encoding uncharacterized protein LOC144105547, translated as MGTWQRLQLLALFQVISWVHAKGPEERNRRCLQPPKMEGCSIILLKWSFKEGSNKCEKNFVCGDHPNSFGSKQECMKVCPPIRGKKPKPEKVDCMSWLLRGNVCYRYRFTWYPNRNGVPRWGMLYTGCGKWSNRLYFYDWKKRNCREIKRPRHTAE; from the exons ATGGGCACGTGGCAACGTTTACAGCTTCTAGCTCTTTTCCAGGTCATTTCATGGGTTCATGCAAAAG GCCCAGAGGAAAGAAACAGGCGCTGCCTACAGCCTCCTAAAATGGAAGGTTGTTCAATCATCCTGCTCAAGTGGAGCTTCAAAGAAGGGTCAAATAAGTGCGAAAAAAACTTCGTCTGCGGTGACCACCCGAACAGCTTTGGTAGCAAACAAGAATGTATGAAAGTTTGCCCGCCAA TTCGTGGGAAGAAGCCGAAACCAGAAAAAGTGGACTGCATGTCATGGCTCCTACGTGGCAATGTATGCTACCGATATCGCTTTACGTGGTACCCAAACCGTAACGGTGTACCACGCTGGGGCATGCTCTACACCGGTTGTGGGAAATGGTCGAACCGACTGTACTTCTACGACTGGAAGAAAAGAAACTGCCGGG aaatCAAAAGGCCAAGACATACAGCTGAATAA